The Eschrichtius robustus isolate mEscRob2 chromosome 5, mEscRob2.pri, whole genome shotgun sequence DNA window tgttctttgctgcacagaagttttaaactTTGATGCAGTCCAATTaaactactttttcttttgttacctgtgtttttggtgtcatatccaagaaatcattgccaaacccaatgACATGAAGATTtccctctgtgttttcttctaagagttttatagttttagctctaattttaggtctttgatctattttgagttaatttttgtgtgtggtgtaaggtGAGGGTCCACTTTCATTCTGTGCATGTGGATATTTAATTTTCCCAGCACAATTTGGTGAAAGACTATCATTTCCCCATTGAATAGcattggcacccttgttgaaaatcatttgactgtTTATGCTTAGGTTTATTCTGGGCTCCTTATTctcaggttctttttttaaaataattaattaattaatttattaatttatttttggcacattgggtcttcgctgctgcttgcgggctttctctagttgcggcaagcgggggatactcttcattgcagtgcatgggcttctcattgcagtggcttctcttgttgtggagaactGGCTCTAGACagacaggtttcagtagttgcggcttgcaggctctagagtgcaggctcagtagttgtggcgtatgggcttagttgctccacggcatgtgggatcttcctggaccagggcttgaacccgtgtcccctgcattggcaggaggattcttaaccactgcgccaccagggaagtcctctcaggTTCTTTATATCCTTTGGCTCCAACAGCTCAAGTGTGTTGGGCATACTTTTCGTCTCATTTTCACAAAGTGGCTGCCTTGGCACCACACAGCATATCCTATAACCATATTCAAAAGCAAGAACCAAAGATatgtttccctctctctctctctctctctctctcacacacacacacatcaggaaTACTTCCCAGGGGTTTCCTGGCCCCAGTTGACTTCTTAAGCAATGATGCACTGAAGCCAGTTTGTATGTGCTTGTGAAAGCAGATTATTACATTTTCTAGATCTTGTGATCCCGTTGCTAAACACTGCCACCTTGAAATCGGTCATGGTGGGAGCATTTATTTACACCACGGAATGTGGTAAACGCTACAAATCAAGACTTTTTCTCCCAGGAAAGTGATTTATCAGCACAAAATTTGCCTTTAATTCTTATTTATCAGAACCAGGTGATATGGCCACTGCTGGCTTAAGGAAGTCTGAGAAAGTGAGTATCTGTCATTTTCAGCCTCTCTCAAGGGAGGTGGACTTCGTTAGCAGGCAAGGAAAGGGAGAGTTGGGGAAGCAACCAATGGTGTTTGACACTAATGCCTCCCAATGGTGGGAAATTTTTGTAATCACTTAAAAGAATATCTTCAAAGAATGTCTGCCAGAAGACAGAGTGCTGTGGTCTCAGTGGTAGGATGGGCCGAGCTCTAGCAGTTGACATGGTAATTATGGTAAGAGGTGGGGGCCAGGGCTTTCGAATCCATAGCTGGGGGCCTAGTAAGGATGTGGCCTCAGCAACTTCCTGTAACCACAGTGGGGGGCTACCTTGACACAAGGTTGTGAGCAGCCAGAGGACATGCGGCTTGGGGCGGATGCTGAAGGGAAGGGGGGAGCCCTGCGCGCGGTCTCAGAGGGTAGTAGAAGTGTTCCCTGAAGAAGAGCCAACAAAGGAAGGCCTGCCGTCCTTGACCAAGAACTCCTTGCTGACCAGGCCATGGATAGCCATGATTCTGAGGAGTCCGTGGCGAaacttctggccaatgaagacgtAGATGAGAGGATTGAGGCAGCTGTGGAGGAAGCCCAGGATCTCGGTGGCATCCAGGGCCCGGCCAATGTCATTGCGGCGCTCACAGGTCTCTGCGATCACCCGGACCCTCATGAGGGTGTCTGCAACCAGGACCAGGTTGTAGGGCAGCCAGCAGAGCAGGAAGACGAGCACGACAGCAAAGATGACCCGCATGGCCCGGTGCTTCTGCCCCATGTGGGCCGCAAAGAGCGTGCGCAGGGTGAGTCCGTAGCAGATCAGCATGACcagcaggggcaggaggaagcCAAAGGTCTGGGGCAGGACCCGCATCACCATCCGCCATTTTGTCGTATTGGCACCCATGTCCTCGTAGCAGACTGGGCTGGAATAGGGCGGGTGGATGGCCCTTCGGAAGACGAAGATGGGTAGGGCCAGGATCAAGGACAGGACCCAGATGCCTAAACATATGAACTTGACCCAGTGTCGCTTCTGGGTCAGCGTGCGTGTGGCATGGACAATGGCCAGGTAGCGGTCCACGCTGATGCAGGCCAGCAGTAGAATACCACTGTAGAAGTTGACTTCCTTCAGGAGTGAGACCACCTTGCACAGGGGTGTGCCAAAGATCCAGCCCTTTGCCTTGGAGGTGGCCCAGATAGGCAAGGTCAGGGCGAAGAGCAGGTCAGCCATGGCCAGGTTCAGCAGGTAGACATCGGTGACAGAGCGGCCCACCCGGCTGTATAAGATGACCAGCATCACCAGGGAGTTTCCCAGGAGGCTCAGCAGGAAGACCAGGGCATAGATGATGACCACAGCATACTTGTTGATATCCAGAGATTCCGGCTGGCATGGGGCAGAGTCTGGTAGAATAGAGGGCAGGTCAGTGTTGTAACTGTAATTACCAAAATCTTCATCACTGTAGTTTTCCCAGTTAAATCCTTCCATATTTGACGTAAACTTAATTTCCGGCCTAGAGAAGAGAGACGAGGGTTACTGCACAATAAATCTCCCCAGATTCTAGCCTGTCTGCTCACAACATTTAGATAGGATTCTTTGTGTTAGCTTGTATATTACATGGAAGTAACTTTCACTTCAAGGAATGGCCAGAGCACTAAGGTTTTGGAGACATATTTAGTAAAAAATGATACATTTCACAAAAAGTGTCTAGTTCCCT harbors:
- the LOC137764745 gene encoding C-X-C chemokine receptor type 2-like, with the protein product MEGFNWENYSDEDFGNYSYNTDLPSILPDSAPCQPESLDINKYAVVIIYALVFLLSLLGNSLVMLVILYSRVGRSVTDVYLLNLAMADLLFALTLPIWATSKAKGWIFGTPLCKVVSLLKEVNFYSGILLLACISVDRYLAIVHATRTLTQKRHWVKFICLGIWVLSLILALPIFVFRRAIHPPYSSPVCYEDMGANTTKWRMVMRVLPQTFGFLLPLLVMLICYGLTLRTLFAAHMGQKHRAMRVIFAVVLVFLLCWLPYNLVLVADTLMRVRVIAETCERRNDIGRALDATEILGFLHSCLNPLIYVFIGQKFRHGLLRIMAIHGLVSKEFLVKDGRPSFVGSSSGNTSTTL